One genomic segment of Chitinophaga parva includes these proteins:
- a CDS encoding RagB/SusD family nutrient uptake outer membrane protein: protein MKSFYTVLCITGLLLLGSSCQKYLDVVPPDVGTLDYAFRSRNEAENYLFSCYNAIQGLNDMSRSPAFTTSSELVYPLNLPGNPLNITGFSLITGTQNTNSPGLNYWDGGGNGINMWQAIRKCNTMLENIDEPADLGAAEKARWIAETKFLKAYYHYYLFRLYGPIPIVDKNLPVEATPDQVRVKRRPVDTVVNYIAGLLDQAIPDLPPSIENPAKELGRITKPAAMAIKAELLVTAASPLFNGNTDYASFRDKDGQLLFPAYDATKWQKAADACKAAIDQCEAVGLHLNNTFAAAPNVTNLPDQIRQELVFQTALTQRWDLNTELIWSLNAIWHGQEYCIPRMTQLANQNDNDNPAYFAAPISTAELFYTNNGVPIEEDKNWDYNDRYQLQDGDAANANYIKQGYTTIKAHFNRESRFYASIGFDGGIWFGNGILDGSNPHYVSARGQSSLAGPKTLQKTNITGYWPKKLANYLTVYDNGFNWTDFSMPVMRMAGLYLLYAEALNEVSGPSAECYANIDKVRNRAGLPGVVDAWAQYSRNPGKPSTKDGLRAIIHQERRIELCFEGQAGWDLRRWKELQLVLSAPLKGWSIYEDQAINYYRPKNVAIPVFGTRDYLWPISTNSLVVNSNLVQNPAW, encoded by the coding sequence ATGAAATCGTTTTATACCGTCTTATGCATTACAGGCCTGCTGCTACTGGGCAGTTCCTGCCAGAAATACCTTGATGTGGTACCACCGGATGTAGGTACCCTGGACTATGCCTTCAGAAGCCGCAATGAAGCCGAGAACTATCTCTTCTCCTGCTACAATGCCATCCAGGGTTTGAATGATATGAGCCGCAGCCCGGCCTTCACCACTTCTTCGGAACTGGTGTACCCGCTGAACCTGCCCGGCAATCCACTGAACATTACCGGCTTTTCACTGATCACCGGTACGCAGAACACAAACAGTCCTGGTTTGAATTACTGGGATGGCGGCGGCAACGGCATCAACATGTGGCAGGCCATCCGCAAGTGCAATACCATGCTGGAAAACATAGATGAACCGGCAGACCTGGGCGCGGCCGAGAAAGCACGCTGGATTGCCGAAACAAAATTCTTAAAGGCCTATTATCACTACTATCTCTTCCGCCTGTACGGGCCTATTCCCATCGTGGACAAGAACCTGCCGGTGGAAGCCACGCCGGACCAGGTGCGCGTAAAACGCCGCCCGGTGGATACCGTGGTAAATTACATTGCCGGCCTGCTGGACCAGGCTATCCCGGACCTGCCGCCTTCTATTGAGAACCCGGCCAAGGAACTGGGCCGCATCACCAAACCCGCCGCCATGGCCATTAAAGCAGAACTGCTGGTAACGGCAGCCAGCCCGCTGTTCAATGGTAACACGGACTATGCATCGTTCAGGGATAAAGACGGGCAACTGCTGTTTCCCGCCTATGATGCTACCAAATGGCAAAAGGCCGCCGATGCGTGCAAAGCCGCCATCGACCAGTGCGAAGCAGTGGGCCTCCACCTGAACAACACCTTCGCGGCTGCACCTAACGTGACCAACCTTCCGGACCAGATCCGCCAGGAGCTGGTGTTCCAGACCGCGCTTACCCAACGCTGGGACCTGAACACAGAACTGATCTGGTCACTGAATGCCATCTGGCATGGGCAGGAATACTGCATTCCCCGCATGACACAGCTGGCTAACCAGAACGACAATGACAACCCCGCGTATTTTGCTGCGCCCATCTCCACAGCTGAACTGTTTTATACAAACAATGGTGTGCCCATTGAAGAAGACAAGAACTGGGATTACAATGACCGCTACCAGTTACAGGATGGGGATGCTGCCAATGCGAACTATATCAAACAGGGATATACCACCATTAAGGCACACTTTAACCGCGAATCCCGCTTCTATGCCAGCATTGGCTTTGACGGCGGCATCTGGTTTGGCAATGGCATCCTGGATGGCAGCAACCCACATTACGTATCGGCCCGTGGCCAGTCTTCCCTGGCAGGCCCCAAGACTTTGCAAAAGACCAACATTACCGGCTACTGGCCCAAGAAACTGGCCAACTACCTGACTGTGTATGACAATGGTTTTAACTGGACGGATTTTTCCATGCCGGTCATGCGCATGGCAGGGCTGTACCTGCTGTACGCAGAGGCGTTAAATGAAGTGAGCGGCCCTTCTGCGGAGTGCTATGCCAACATTGACAAGGTGCGCAACCGCGCCGGCTTACCAGGTGTTGTGGATGCATGGGCGCAGTACTCCAGGAACCCGGGCAAACCTTCTACCAAAGATGGCCTGCGCGCTATCATCCACCAGGAACGCCGCATTGAACTGTGCTTTGAAGGGCAGGCTGGCTGGGACCTGAGAAGGTGGAAGGAACTGCAACTGGTACTGAGTGCGCCGCTGAAAGGATGGAGCATTTACGAAGACCAGGCCATCAACTACTACCGTCCCAAGAACGTGGCTATTCCGGTATTTGGTACGCGTGATTACCTGTGGCCCATTTCTACTAACAGCCTGGTGGTGAACAGTAACCTGGTGCAGAACCCGGCCTGGTAA
- a CDS encoding TonB-dependent receptor has translation MKITFLLLLATLLQAHATAFSQKITLHEKGITLKQFFVEVNRQTGYNVVWSSKNIKDLPKLDVNFDNTSLETALGEVLKNTSLRYSIDEKNIIIEPAPDAGITKKNLAPAPPADVTVTGNVRDAKGQIMPGVTVMVADNPKQGTVTDENGNFVLTVKEGTVLRISSIGFVTQLFTVTATNKALKVVLQEDIQHTEEVVITAFGKKERKEAIVGSVTSIKPEEMKIPASNLTTALAGQAAGVIAYQPTGQPGQDNAQFFIRGVTTFGYKVDPLILIDNIELSTNDLARLNVDDIASFSILKDASATALYGARGANGVILVNTKEGKMGKLSINARIENSRSQNTRSLKIADPITYMKAFNEATLTRDPSQPLPFNQDKINNTIATMHHEPGSNPYVYPAVDWLKTLIKDHTNTQRGNMSVSGGSPLARYYVAGSYNLDHGNLVEDTRNNNHNNVKFQNYQLRSNVNVSLTKTTEMIIRFSGTFSSYQGPLTTDGSFSSDIYNLALHTSPVLFPAYYPADSANLTTQHILFGAPPGTFNATPFNNPYALLLRGHKTSSESRVLAQLELNQKLDAVTKGLTFHGIFETNRYAYFDANLGYNPFYYNIGSYDRKTNVYTLSWLNQEPGAATEYLGYYPGTPVINTGAYLQGNLDYVRQFGNHNLSGTLVGTMQQTVYSNASSLVNSLPHRNMGLAGRAAYNYKSKYYMEFNFGYNGSERFSKEHRYGFFPTIGGGWMLSEEKFFAPLLPILSRVKLRGSYGLVGNDNISDRRFFYSSDVNLASGAGAEFGTNRGYSRPGVSINNYPDPEVTWETSRQMNLALEITTLKKLNFTAEYYNYNRYNILQRRSYIPTTNGLEADIYANLGKANARGIDLSADYKQQVNRDLLVSARGNFTLAANKYTYYEEPNYPEPWRHTAGHPIRQGYGYIAERLFVDDAEAQSSPQQLFTADSKAPRGGDIKYRDLNGDGVIDQRDQTFIGYPQVPEIVYGAGFSVQYKMFDLSAFFQGQARVSFFIDPSKVSPFIQSPDAYVYGNTQLLQAFADSHWSEDHQDIYALYPRLGTNGNEITNNRQASTWWLRNSDFLRLKSAEIGISLPPRMARRWGLRNARLYFNGLNLITWSSFKLWDPELGGNGFAYPIQKVYNVGLNVNL, from the coding sequence ATGAAAATAACATTCCTGTTGCTACTGGCCACCCTGCTACAGGCCCACGCCACCGCCTTCTCCCAGAAAATAACGCTGCATGAAAAGGGCATTACCCTGAAGCAGTTCTTCGTGGAGGTGAACCGGCAAACCGGGTACAACGTAGTGTGGTCTTCCAAGAACATCAAAGATCTTCCCAAACTGGATGTAAACTTTGATAACACCTCCCTGGAAACCGCGCTGGGCGAGGTATTGAAGAACACGTCCCTGCGCTACAGCATTGACGAAAAGAACATCATCATTGAACCGGCACCTGATGCCGGCATCACAAAAAAAAATCTGGCGCCGGCTCCCCCGGCAGACGTCACCGTAACCGGTAACGTGCGGGACGCCAAAGGGCAGATCATGCCCGGTGTAACGGTGATGGTGGCAGACAATCCTAAACAAGGCACCGTGACCGACGAAAACGGCAACTTTGTGCTCACGGTAAAAGAAGGCACGGTACTACGCATCTCCTCCATCGGTTTTGTGACACAGCTCTTCACAGTTACCGCTACCAACAAGGCGTTGAAAGTGGTGCTGCAGGAAGACATTCAGCACACAGAGGAAGTGGTGATCACCGCGTTTGGTAAAAAGGAACGCAAGGAAGCCATCGTGGGCTCTGTAACCTCCATCAAACCGGAAGAGATGAAGATCCCTGCCAGCAACCTTACCACGGCGCTGGCCGGGCAGGCGGCCGGTGTAATTGCTTACCAGCCCACAGGCCAGCCCGGGCAGGACAATGCGCAGTTCTTCATCCGTGGTGTTACCACCTTTGGCTATAAAGTGGACCCGCTCATCCTCATTGACAACATTGAGCTGAGCACCAATGACCTGGCGCGCCTGAACGTGGACGACATTGCCAGCTTCTCTATCCTCAAAGATGCCAGTGCTACAGCATTGTATGGCGCACGTGGTGCTAACGGGGTGATCCTCGTCAACACCAAGGAAGGTAAAATGGGCAAGCTGTCTATCAATGCACGCATTGAAAACTCCCGCTCACAGAACACCCGCTCTTTGAAGATCGCAGATCCTATCACATACATGAAGGCGTTCAACGAGGCCACCCTCACCCGCGATCCTTCCCAGCCCCTGCCCTTCAACCAGGACAAGATCAATAACACCATTGCCACCATGCACCATGAGCCGGGCTCCAACCCTTACGTGTACCCCGCGGTGGACTGGCTGAAAACGCTGATCAAAGACCATACGAACACGCAGCGTGGCAATATGAGCGTAAGCGGGGGTAGCCCGCTGGCACGCTATTATGTGGCTGGCTCTTACAACCTGGATCATGGCAACCTGGTGGAAGATACCCGGAACAATAACCACAACAACGTAAAGTTCCAGAACTACCAGTTGCGCTCCAACGTGAACGTGAGCCTGACCAAGACCACAGAAATGATCATCCGCTTCAGCGGTACGTTCAGCTCTTACCAGGGGCCGCTCACTACGGATGGTTCTTTCAGTTCTGATATTTACAACCTGGCGCTGCATACCAGCCCGGTATTATTTCCCGCTTATTACCCGGCAGATTCTGCGAACCTGACCACGCAACATATTCTTTTTGGCGCGCCCCCCGGCACCTTTAACGCCACACCTTTCAACAACCCGTATGCCTTGCTGCTGCGCGGACATAAGACTTCTTCGGAATCGCGGGTACTGGCACAACTGGAGCTGAACCAGAAGCTGGATGCGGTGACCAAAGGCCTTACCTTCCACGGTATTTTTGAGACCAACCGCTATGCTTATTTTGATGCCAACCTGGGTTACAATCCTTTCTACTATAACATCGGCTCTTATGACCGCAAGACCAATGTCTATACGCTTTCCTGGCTGAACCAGGAGCCCGGCGCGGCTACGGAATACCTGGGTTATTATCCCGGCACACCGGTGATCAATACCGGCGCTTACCTGCAGGGCAATCTCGATTACGTGCGCCAGTTTGGCAACCACAACCTGTCCGGCACCCTGGTAGGTACCATGCAGCAAACGGTTTATTCCAACGCCTCCTCGCTGGTAAATTCATTACCCCACCGCAACATGGGCCTTGCCGGGCGTGCAGCCTATAACTACAAGAGCAAGTACTACATGGAATTTAACTTTGGGTACAATGGCTCTGAACGTTTCTCCAAAGAACACCGTTACGGCTTCTTCCCCACCATTGGCGGGGGCTGGATGCTGTCTGAAGAAAAATTCTTTGCGCCACTGCTGCCCATCCTGAGCCGGGTGAAGCTGCGCGGCAGTTATGGCCTGGTGGGCAATGACAATATCAGTGACCGCCGCTTCTTCTACAGCTCTGATGTAAACCTGGCCAGCGGTGCCGGCGCGGAGTTTGGGACCAACCGTGGCTACAGCCGTCCCGGCGTATCCATCAACAATTACCCCGACCCGGAAGTAACCTGGGAAACGTCCCGGCAGATGAACCTTGCACTGGAGATCACTACACTGAAGAAACTGAACTTTACCGCAGAATATTATAACTACAACCGCTACAATATCCTGCAGAGGCGCTCTTATATCCCCACTACCAACGGGCTGGAAGCAGATATCTACGCCAACCTGGGCAAGGCCAACGCCCGCGGCATTGACCTTTCTGCGGATTATAAACAACAGGTGAACCGTGACCTGCTGGTATCTGCCCGTGGCAACTTTACGCTGGCTGCCAACAAGTATACTTACTACGAAGAGCCGAACTATCCCGAGCCATGGCGCCACACGGCGGGCCATCCCATCCGCCAGGGATACGGGTACATTGCGGAGCGCCTCTTCGTGGATGATGCAGAAGCGCAAAGCTCGCCCCAGCAGCTGTTCACCGCCGACAGTAAGGCACCCCGCGGTGGTGATATCAAGTACCGCGACCTGAATGGCGATGGCGTGATAGACCAGCGCGACCAGACCTTCATTGGCTACCCGCAGGTGCCCGAGATTGTGTATGGCGCCGGCTTTTCCGTGCAGTACAAAATGTTTGACCTCTCTGCTTTCTTCCAGGGACAGGCACGCGTATCATTCTTCATTGATCCGAGTAAAGTGAGCCCGTTCATCCAAAGCCCCGATGCTTACGTGTACGGCAACACCCAGTTACTGCAGGCCTTTGCAGACAGCCACTGGTCTGAAGACCACCAGGATATTTACGCACTGTACCCGCGCCTGGGCACTAATGGCAACGAGATCACGAACAACCGGCAAGCCAGCACCTGGTGGCTGCGCAATTCCGATTTCCTGCGCCTCAAATCCGCGGAGATAGGCATTTCCCTGCCGCCCCGCATGGCCAGGCGCTGGGGGCTGCGCAATGCCCGTCTTTACTTCAATGGCCTGAACCTGATCACCTGGAGCTCCTTTAAACTGTGGGACCCCGAACTGGGTGGCAACGGCTTTGCCTACCCTATCCAGAAAGTGTACAACGTAGGTCTCAACGTAAATCTTTAA
- a CDS encoding FecR family protein, which translates to MDLQRINELINKLGNGTASLAEQQELMDWYRATGYQDAAFPGNEEQVQQELLQRIHHATGLHPVRSPRYRKWAVAASVALLCATGAGLYLSRRHATPVTYATTAVKPGSNQAILTLANGKQIVLSTTANGNIATQGNVRITKAANGQLLYEVTTGNTGADTTAALAYNTISTPAGGQYKIVLPDQTTVWLNSMSSLRFPVSFSHTKERRVELTGEGYFDVVHNEAQPFKVVTGAFVTEDIGTAFNIKAYADENNISTTLVKGAAQVTAGGAPVLLKPGQQARYQGGISVTAANVEAVTAWKEGYFRFDDDALEDIMKTIARWYNVQYVFEDESLRKETYGAVTTRFSNIATLLNLMEKAGTARFRIDGNTIIISKKKELHSNP; encoded by the coding sequence ATGGATCTACAGAGAATTAATGAATTGATCAATAAGCTCGGCAATGGTACTGCCTCCCTGGCAGAACAACAGGAGCTGATGGATTGGTACCGGGCCACCGGCTACCAGGACGCTGCATTTCCCGGCAATGAGGAACAGGTACAGCAGGAATTGCTGCAACGCATTCATCATGCCACCGGCCTTCATCCGGTGCGTTCTCCCCGTTACCGCAAATGGGCGGTGGCCGCTTCCGTGGCCCTTTTGTGTGCTACCGGCGCAGGCCTTTATTTATCCCGGCGCCATGCCACACCCGTCACCTATGCCACCACGGCGGTAAAGCCAGGCAGCAACCAGGCCATCCTTACGCTGGCCAATGGTAAACAGATCGTACTGTCCACCACTGCCAACGGCAATATTGCCACACAAGGAAATGTACGTATTACCAAAGCAGCCAACGGGCAATTGCTGTACGAGGTAACAACCGGCAACACCGGTGCAGATACCACAGCTGCCCTGGCTTATAACACCATCAGTACACCGGCCGGCGGCCAGTATAAAATAGTGTTACCGGACCAGACCACCGTGTGGCTTAATTCTATGTCCAGCCTGCGTTTCCCGGTATCGTTCTCGCATACGAAGGAACGCCGTGTGGAGCTTACCGGTGAAGGATATTTTGATGTGGTACACAACGAGGCACAGCCCTTTAAAGTGGTAACGGGTGCTTTTGTAACGGAAGATATCGGCACGGCCTTCAACATTAAAGCTTATGCGGATGAGAACAACATCAGCACCACGCTGGTAAAAGGCGCCGCACAGGTAACCGCCGGCGGTGCGCCGGTGCTGCTGAAGCCTGGCCAGCAGGCCCGCTACCAGGGCGGCATCAGCGTCACTGCTGCCAACGTGGAAGCGGTGACCGCCTGGAAAGAAGGCTACTTCCGCTTTGATGATGATGCGCTGGAAGATATTATGAAAACCATTGCCCGCTGGTACAATGTGCAGTACGTATTTGAAGACGAAAGCCTGCGCAAAGAAACCTATGGTGCAGTGACCACACGTTTCAGCAACATCGCCACGCTGCTGAACCTGATGGAAAAGGCCGGCACGGCCCGTTTCAGAATAGACGGAAATACCATTATCATCAGTAAAAAGAAGGAGCTGCACAGCAATCCCTGA
- a CDS encoding RNA polymerase sigma factor, producing the protein MGYIHYTDPELLQLLRENNRSAYNEIYNRYWKKMLLVAWNHSRNEELAKDIVQEVFITLWEKRQQQDIQGLSAFLATAVKYQVFKHYRKEQRRTALARENYTVETASQDEALLEARFLKDLIDGIVEEMPEKCRLVFHYSRNLGLNNHEIAEQTDVTRKTVENTLNRALRIIRGQLRNHGITLFAIAHFFFKK; encoded by the coding sequence ATGGGATACATTCACTACACGGACCCGGAGTTGTTGCAATTACTCAGGGAAAATAACCGGTCCGCCTATAACGAGATCTACAACCGGTACTGGAAAAAAATGCTGCTGGTGGCCTGGAACCACAGCAGGAATGAAGAACTGGCCAAGGATATTGTCCAGGAAGTATTCATTACCCTCTGGGAAAAGCGCCAGCAGCAGGATATCCAGGGCCTCTCCGCCTTCCTGGCCACCGCCGTCAAATACCAGGTATTTAAACATTACCGCAAGGAACAGCGCCGCACCGCACTGGCCCGGGAAAACTATACTGTTGAAACAGCCAGCCAGGACGAGGCCCTGCTGGAGGCCCGTTTCCTGAAAGACCTGATAGACGGCATTGTGGAAGAAATGCCGGAAAAATGCCGCCTGGTATTCCATTACAGCCGCAACCTGGGCCTTAATAACCATGAAATAGCCGAGCAGACAGACGTTACCCGCAAAACGGTGGAGAACACCCTCAACAGGGCCTTGCGCATTATCCGGGGCCAGCTCAGGAACCATGGCATCACCCTCTTTGCCATTGCCCATTTCTTCTTCAAAAAATAA
- the katG gene encoding catalase/peroxidase HPI translates to MANESQDISKCPFHNGTMKNSTGGGGTRNRDWWPNQLKVSLLRQQAPQSNPLGPGFNYAEAFKSLDLDAVKKDLHALMTDSQDWWPADFGHYGPLFIRMAWHSAGTYRVTDGRGGAGQGQQRFAPLNSWPDNVSLDKARRLLWPIKQKYGNKISWADLLILTGNVALESMGFKTFGFAGGREDAWEPDESVYWGAETTWLGGDLRYAHGSPGVEKDQAVLSADEPADGDIHSRNLEKPLAAVQMGLIYVNPEGPDGNPDPIAAARDIRDTFGRMAMNDEETVALIAGGHSFGKTHGAAPASYVGKEPEGADLDMQGLGWQNSFGSGKGADTITSGLEVTWTTTPTRWSNNFFENLFAYEWELTKSPAGAHQWVAKNADDIIPHAYDKNRKGKPTMLTTDLSLRLDPAYEKISRHFLENPDAFADAFARAWFKLTHRDMGPRARYLGKEVPAEILIWQDPIPAVDHPLVNDSDVTALKSTILGTGLSVAELASVAWASASTFRGSDKRGGANGARIRLAPQRYWQSNNPARLQKVLTALEGVQQAFNSAATGGKKISIADLIVLGGVAAVEKAAKDAGHDITVPFTPGRMDASQEQTDVESIGYLEPLADGFRNYRKAKLPASTEAMLIDKAQLLTLTAPELTVLVGGIRALGANYDGGNDGVFTKRPGQLTNDFFVNLLDMRTAWKAVSADRELYEGSDRTTGELKWTASRADLVFGSNAELRALAEVYASADGQEKFVKDFVAAWNKVMNLDRFDVK, encoded by the coding sequence ATGGCAAACGAGTCACAAGACATCAGCAAATGCCCATTTCATAATGGCACGATGAAAAACAGTACTGGCGGCGGCGGTACGCGCAACCGGGATTGGTGGCCCAACCAGTTAAAGGTGAGCCTCCTGCGCCAGCAAGCGCCCCAATCCAACCCGCTGGGCCCTGGTTTTAATTATGCCGAAGCCTTCAAAAGCCTCGACCTCGACGCCGTTAAGAAAGACCTGCATGCACTCATGACCGACTCGCAGGACTGGTGGCCGGCCGACTTCGGGCATTATGGCCCCCTGTTCATCCGCATGGCCTGGCACAGCGCAGGTACCTACCGCGTTACAGACGGCCGTGGTGGCGCCGGACAGGGACAACAACGTTTTGCGCCACTGAACAGCTGGCCTGATAACGTAAGCCTGGACAAGGCCCGCCGCCTGCTCTGGCCTATCAAACAGAAATATGGTAACAAGATCTCCTGGGCAGACCTCCTGATCCTGACCGGCAATGTGGCCCTGGAATCCATGGGCTTCAAAACATTCGGTTTTGCCGGCGGCCGGGAAGACGCCTGGGAACCCGATGAATCTGTATACTGGGGCGCTGAAACCACCTGGCTGGGTGGTGACCTCCGTTACGCCCATGGCTCACCCGGCGTGGAGAAAGACCAGGCAGTATTGTCTGCCGATGAACCGGCAGACGGCGACATCCACTCCCGCAACCTGGAAAAACCACTGGCGGCGGTACAGATGGGCCTCATCTATGTAAATCCTGAAGGCCCGGATGGCAACCCTGATCCCATTGCGGCCGCACGTGATATCCGTGACACTTTTGGCCGCATGGCCATGAATGATGAAGAAACCGTAGCCCTCATAGCCGGCGGCCACTCCTTTGGTAAAACCCACGGCGCCGCACCGGCCAGCTACGTAGGCAAAGAACCGGAAGGGGCCGACCTGGACATGCAGGGCCTGGGCTGGCAAAACAGCTTTGGCAGTGGTAAAGGAGCAGACACTATCACCAGTGGCCTGGAAGTAACGTGGACCACCACACCCACGCGATGGAGCAATAACTTCTTTGAGAATCTTTTTGCCTACGAATGGGAGTTGACCAAAAGCCCCGCCGGCGCCCACCAATGGGTAGCCAAAAATGCAGATGACATCATTCCGCATGCGTACGACAAGAACCGCAAAGGCAAGCCCACCATGCTGACCACGGACCTGTCACTGCGCCTGGACCCTGCTTATGAAAAGATCTCCCGCCACTTCCTGGAAAACCCGGACGCATTTGCAGATGCTTTTGCCCGTGCCTGGTTTAAGCTCACCCATCGTGATATGGGGCCACGTGCCCGCTACCTGGGCAAGGAAGTACCGGCAGAGATACTGATATGGCAGGACCCCATTCCCGCAGTAGATCATCCGCTGGTAAATGATAGCGATGTAACAGCGCTCAAATCCACAATACTCGGCACCGGCCTTAGTGTGGCTGAACTGGCATCGGTGGCATGGGCATCTGCCTCCACCTTCCGTGGTTCCGATAAACGCGGCGGTGCCAACGGCGCCCGCATACGCCTGGCCCCCCAGCGCTACTGGCAATCCAACAATCCTGCACGGTTGCAGAAAGTGCTCACGGCACTGGAAGGTGTGCAGCAGGCATTCAACAGTGCTGCTACCGGCGGTAAAAAAATATCCATTGCAGACCTGATCGTACTGGGTGGTGTAGCCGCCGTGGAAAAAGCTGCTAAAGATGCAGGCCATGACATTACCGTACCATTTACACCCGGCCGCATGGATGCCTCCCAGGAACAAACCGATGTAGAATCTATCGGTTACCTGGAACCCCTCGCAGATGGTTTCCGCAATTACCGCAAAGCTAAATTGCCCGCATCTACAGAAGCTATGCTGATCGATAAGGCGCAACTGCTCACCCTCACCGCACCGGAACTAACTGTGCTGGTAGGTGGCATCCGTGCACTCGGCGCTAACTACGATGGCGGTAACGATGGTGTATTCACCAAGCGCCCCGGCCAGTTGACCAACGACTTCTTCGTGAACCTGCTGGATATGCGCACAGCATGGAAGGCGGTGTCCGCAGACCGTGAGTTGTACGAAGGCAGCGACCGCACCACCGGCGAATTAAAATGGACCGCCAGCCGCGCGGACCTGGTATTTGGTTCTAATGCTGAACTGCGTGCACTGGCGGAAGTATATGCCAGTGCGGATGGCCAGGAGAAATTTGTGAAGGATTTTGTAGCCGCATGGAATAAGGTGATGAACCTGGACCGTTTTGATGTGAAGTAA
- a CDS encoding ArsR/SmtB family transcription factor, whose translation METRRDVFQAIADPTRRAILTLVALGAMTPGAIAEQFKSSRQTISKHIQILTECELLKQETAGREIYYHFNPQKMKEVQDWLQPFIKMWDDRFNKLEEIMKPFKK comes from the coding sequence ATGGAAACGAGAAGGGATGTATTTCAAGCCATTGCCGATCCGACACGGAGGGCCATTCTTACGCTGGTAGCGCTGGGCGCCATGACGCCGGGTGCCATTGCGGAGCAATTCAAGTCCTCCCGGCAAACCATTTCAAAGCATATCCAGATCCTGACGGAATGTGAACTGCTGAAGCAGGAAACCGCTGGCCGGGAGATCTACTATCACTTTAATCCGCAAAAAATGAAAGAAGTACAGGACTGGTTGCAGCCCTTCATAAAAATGTGGGACGACCGCTTCAACAAGCTGGAAGAGATCATGAAACCTTTTAAAAAATAA
- a CDS encoding SRPBCC domain-containing protein, which produces MDYRTKITAEPGKQELFINREFDLPVALLFRAHTDPTLLAQWMSNDYAKMTVEKLDAQPQGAWHYTVKDPSGQTFNFYGVIHDIEAPVRLVRTFQMDSQQGEPSVQLEFHTFTKLTDNTSKLTTQTIYRSNKERDDMIRMGMAPGANMAHDRLQEVMNQYK; this is translated from the coding sequence ATGGATTACCGTACCAAGATCACCGCTGAACCGGGAAAACAGGAACTCTTTATCAACCGCGAGTTTGACCTGCCCGTAGCACTGCTCTTCCGGGCACATACAGACCCCACGCTGCTGGCCCAATGGATGAGCAATGATTATGCAAAAATGACCGTTGAAAAACTGGACGCCCAGCCCCAGGGCGCCTGGCATTACACCGTGAAAGACCCCAGCGGACAAACCTTCAATTTCTATGGAGTGATCCATGATATTGAAGCACCCGTCCGCCTGGTGCGCACTTTCCAGATGGACAGCCAGCAGGGAGAGCCCAGTGTGCAGCTGGAATTTCACACGTTCACCAAACTGACGGATAATACCAGTAAGCTGACCACGCAAACCATTTACCGCAGCAACAAAGAGCGTGATGATATGATCCGCATGGGCATGGCCCCTGGTGCTAACATGGCCCACGACCGCCTACAGGAAGTAATGAATCAATACAAATAA
- a CDS encoding DoxX family protein: protein MNAKTKKILYWIVTGLLAWGMLSGGISQVLQADYAQVGFVALHYPLYMMFILGTWKILGTIAILVPGYKLLKEWAYAGFFFLMSGAAASHIFAHDTFAHSIAAFITLLLIVASWALRPDNRKLNVTAA from the coding sequence ATGAACGCAAAAACAAAGAAAATTCTCTATTGGATCGTTACCGGCCTGCTGGCCTGGGGAATGCTGTCTGGCGGTATCAGCCAGGTATTGCAGGCGGATTATGCCCAGGTGGGCTTTGTAGCGCTGCATTACCCATTGTACATGATGTTTATCCTGGGCACCTGGAAGATCCTGGGCACTATTGCCATCCTGGTGCCGGGATATAAGCTGCTGAAAGAATGGGCATATGCCGGGTTCTTTTTCCTGATGTCCGGTGCCGCGGCTTCGCATATCTTTGCGCATGATACATTTGCGCACAGCATTGCAGCGTTTATTACGTTGCTGCTCATCGTGGCATCCTGGGCGCTGCGGCCGGACAACCGTAAGCTGAATGTAACAGCAGCGTAG